The Candidatus Paceibacterota bacterium DNA window TCAACCCTGCCGAGAAAAATACTGAGAGTTGGGTTTATAATATCTCCGACCAATGCTGACACTAATTTGGAAACAGCGCCGCCCAGAATAAAACCAACTGCCAAACCGACAACGCCCTGTTTCCTTATAAAATTAACGAATCCCGACATATTTTTAAAGTTAATTAATATTAATTCTTTGTTTTACCCTCCCAAACACCCCTTTGCCTTGAAAAAATCAATAGGACCAGGGGAAGCGCCCCCCATTATTTCTTGTACCCGCTCTGCGCCCAATGTCTCTGTGAAACACTTTTCCATTTCAGGGGTTATTTGTGTGGGCAAACTCCCAACATCAACACCAATTGTTTCCAATAATCTTTCTTGCTCATTACTAAGCAAAGGATGCTTGTCACCCCCTCCAGTAGTAATTGGAGTATTAGTTTGGAAGCCAGTCAACAAATTAGACAAAAGTGGCTTTAAATTAAACGGGTCAAGGATAATAAAGATAGCAATGGCAATAATAAGAACAAGGAAAATAATGCCTAATGTTATAAAGATAGTTTTCAACATATTTTTAATAATTTATTTTTGACCTTTACGCTATTCTACCACTTCGACAAGTTCAGTGTAAACAAAAAACCGCCGAAATGGCGATTTTTATCGTGGCTTGCCCTGAGCGAGCGAAGCGAGTCGAATGGGCTCCCCTGGTTGGACGATGCCTGCCCTGAGTCGCATCGAAGGGTTAGAACCTGTTTAGTGGGATAATTATTTCTTCTTTATCAACTTAAAAGCAAGTTCAACTGCATTTTTGGCACTATTGACACCAATAATCTTCACTTTTTTCTTATTATCCATATATTTCCCAATAAAAGGCTCTGGCATTCCTTTGAGACCCTTTATAACTATTATTGGTTTAGAGTACGTATATCCATAAGCCATCTCACAAAAAGTTCCAACTCCTCCACCAATTGATATTATTGCATCGGCCGAAAAGGCAATTATTTGATTTCTGGCAAATCCTACACCAGTTAAAATTGGTATATCTATGTATTTACTGACATTTGTTAAATCGGAATCTGGAGATATCCCAATAGACAACCCTCCATTTTGCTTCGCTCCTTTTGCAACAGCATTAGCTACGCCTCTATTCTTTCCGCCACATAATACAATACCGCCCCTTAAAGCAATTTCCTTCCCAACCCTTTCAGCAATCTTTAAATGAATTCTTTTTGCGTATTTATCGTGGCCGATAACACTAATTAATTTTTTCATATACTTCATTCTACCAAAAAACCGCCGGATTGGCGATTTTTATCGTGACTTGCCCTGAGCGAGCGAAGCGAGTCGAATGGGCTCCCGTAGTCGATCTAGAACCTGTGGTTTAAGGAGAAAATTAGGGCTTTTTGGGAGTGTCTCACAATGCATCTCGGTCGGGGCTATTTTAAGCTAAAATGAGACAAATGAAACACTGTAAAGGGGTATGTCGAAGTGTCTCATTTTGAAAGAAATAGTCCGCGACCTTGTAACAAGTCGCGGACCTTAATCTTCGCTTTTCTTTCCCTTTAATCACCTAGCCAGATGTATGCTGTTGGCCCGAATTCTCTCGTGGATTCAACGATGTGACCTTCCCTCCGAAGGTAGCCAATAGCGCCTCTGATAGCTTGCCTAGCCCTTTTAATATTGGGCGGATTGCAAAGACGCATAAAATGATTTGGTGTATAACATGAAAGAACACCATCATCGCTGAGAATTTCATCAATCGGCACAGGCCTACCTTGCTGTCGTTTTAAGACTTTCATTACGCAACGATATAATTCATGGCCTTCTACGACATAATGCCATCCTCCCCAGTAGTGCGGGTTTTGTTCCGGCTCTTCTACATCGGGACGATTGTGATTCATCAGTTGTTCCAGAGAATAATTGGAGGTTATCCACACGGCACATTGTACAAATCCCAACCATCGGAATGCTTTTTCTCTCCGTCCTTCTTTGACAAATTGTTCTATTTTTTTCAGCATTCCGTGACAGTGAGCAAGCCCGTAATCTATAGAATCAAGTATTAACTCGTGCGGATAGTCAATGGGTTCAATGCCTTTTGTCTCAAAAAACTTGCGATATGTCTGGACCACTTCTAATATTTTCGCATTATCCATTTGCTACTCCTTAAGGGTCCTGCTTTTCTTTTACCCACGGTTTCGCCGCTTCTAAAAATCGACGAACTTTCTTTAGGTCAAAGACCTTGTCATTTTCCGATCTCAACAAGGTTTCAGCATCAATCCAGATCTGACCGGTGGCCACTTTAGAGATTTTCTCCATTTCTTCCTGCAGATTATCGGGCGAAAGTCCTCCAGCATAGCCACAGTATTGATTTGACGGCTGCTTCGGCCATTCGTTTGGCAGTAATCCGATCCCGCCTGATTGGTCGAACAGAGGAAATGCCGCGATTCCCCATCTAGCGTCCTGGGAATAGAAGATTCTCTCGTTCACGCCATCCATCTGAAAGATGATGGGTTTGTCAGGAAGATATTGCCTGATTAAATCGGAAAATTTCCTGTCATCGACCGGATGATGCTCGGCATGAAAGTTCAGCTGGAAACGGCTGAACATCTTCCAGGTATATCCGAACTCTTCGAAAAAACTCGGCACACCAAGACATAGGTTTCGCACCCATTCACCGCATATGTGACCAGACAGGGCAAGGTTCTCGTATCGCCACAAGATATACAGTTTCTCCCACCAATTACGGGACGGGAATCTCTTATTCCCCTGTTGTTTCTTCGACAATAGGATGCCGAATTCAACAAAGGGATAATCCCTGGCGATCGGAACCAACTCTTCCGGCCGAATGCTGTCGTCTGCTCCAGTAACAGTAACAACTCTAATAGCCATGTTAATGTGCTCCCTCCTTTCTTTTAGTATCTTCTTTCTACAATATGCCGCAAAAAAGTCAACCCATCTACCAAAAAACCGCCGAAATGGCGATTTTTATCGTGGCTTGCCCTGAGCGAGCGAAGCGAGTCGAATGGGCTCCGGAGGTAGGATTCGAACCTCTTAAATACTACATCTTATTCCCCACATATCCAGCCATTTCAGCCAGACGACAAGCATAAGCCCATTCGTTATCATACCAGGCAACTATTTTAACCAGATTATCATTAGCCATAGTCAAAGAAGCATCAACAATAGCAGAAAAACAGTTTCCCTTGTAATCGGAAGAAACCAAGATAGCGTCCTCCACTCCCAGAATAGCATCTAAACTCTTTTCCTGGGAAGCTTTTTTGAAAATATAATTTACTTCTTCGGCAGTCGTGCTTTTTTCAACTTCACAAATTAGATCTAAAATCGAAACTACGGCTGTCGGCACTCTCAAAGCAATTCCATCTAGTTTTCCTTTCAATTCCGGCATTACGTTTCCAATGGCTTTAGCAGCTCCAGTAGTTGTCGGAATAATGTTCATGGCAGCTGCCCTAGCTCTTCTTAAATCCTTGTGGGGCAAATCAAGAATCCTTTGGTCATTGGTATAGCTGTGAACCGTAGTCATGAATCCTTTGACTATCTTGAAGTTTTCGTTCAAAACCTTAGCAATGGGTGCTAAACAATTTGTCGTGCAAGAACCCATATCTATTACTTTGTCTTTTTTAGGGTCAAACTTTTCTTCATTCACTCCAAGAATGTATGAAGGTATTTTGTCCTGATCTTTGGAAGGAGCGGAAATTATAACTTTTTTTGCACCGGCAGCGATATGCTTTGCAGCTCCATTATAATCAGTAAAAACACCTGAGCACTCCAGAA harbors:
- a CDS encoding MscL family protein; this translates as MSGFVNFIRKQGVVGLAVGFILGGAVSKLVSALVGDIINPTLSIFLGRVEGLENASLAVGQVKILWGDFLSVIIDFFVIAFVVYFGVKLLKLDKLDKKG
- a CDS encoding TIGR00725 family protein, whose amino-acid sequence is MKKLISVIGHDKYAKRIHLKIAERVGKEIALRGGIVLCGGKNRGVANAVAKGAKQNGGLSIGISPDSDLTNVSKYIDIPILTGVGFARNQIIAFSADAIISIGGGVGTFCEMAYGYTYSKPIIVIKGLKGMPEPFIGKYMDNKKKVKIIGVNSAKNAVELAFKLIKKK
- the gap gene encoding type I glyceraldehyde-3-phosphate dehydrogenase, whose translation is MAVKIAINGFGRIGRPTLRRLLEKHKDLEVVAINDLTDAATLAHLLKYDSLYGIYNKSVKAVGSALVIDGKQIKVLVEKDPAKLPWKELGVDVVLECSGVFTDYNGAAKHIAAGAKKVIISAPSKDQDKIPSYILGVNEEKFDPKKDKVIDMGSCTTNCLAPIAKVLNENFKIVKGFMTTVHSYTNDQRILDLPHKDLRRARAAAMNIIPTTTGAAKAIGNVMPELKGKLDGIALRVPTAVVSILDLICEVEKSTTAEEVNYIFKKASQEKSLDAILGVEDAILVSSDYKGNCFSAIVDASLTMANDNLVKIVAWYDNEWAYACRLAEMAGYVGNKM